The following proteins are encoded in a genomic region of Flammeovirga pectinis:
- a CDS encoding glycosyl hydrolase family 95 catalytic domain-containing protein: MRHLKLLLLLFNIVNITNVFAQADGWTIEANSRENYHSLSMANGMIGIVPSDQPLKINEVILNGVWDIYGRGGVSNIVQGINFANMDIGVEGKGQTQWVSSDKEITSWKQMLNMKEATFTTSFNFAKSIEVEQEIIALRHLAYTGLVRIKVKALKNTSLIFRNDLIVPEINNPGKHRYNQVGKESEISLLSTSATSPTGKYEIATTTSFVFGENEKYPEIKNEEVNARHNRASFKKELKKGEIYEFIVVGSICNTALSVDAINEAERKAIYAHLEGYDRLIKRHKDAWAKLWEGDVIIEGDQKAQLDVRLQLFNLYSSVRKGTRLSLSPVGLSGNGYNGHVFWDTELWMFPTFLVFQPELAKNILDYRLDRLDQAKKNALANGYEGAMFPWESALTGEEDTPTWALSGPFEQHITSCIGLAFWKYYQVTQDKKWLKESGYELLQNVADFWVSRVEKDENGVCHINNVVCADEYAENVNDNAFTNASAIKVLKSAIKAAEIVGEIPNPKWDEVANNIPVLVEDGITMEYDGYDGRVIKQADVNLLSFPLEYYTDKDQMKRNLEYYEPKIDYHAPAMSHSILSVVASRIGETERAYELFQQGYVNNQKPPFNVFTEQPDNNLAFFVTGAGGMMQAVMFGFGGLEITDTGITQLKSTLPNNWKSITFKGVGVDNKNYSVTNNSQ; the protein is encoded by the coding sequence ATGAGACATCTTAAATTACTTTTATTACTATTTAATATAGTAAATATCACAAATGTATTTGCTCAAGCAGATGGCTGGACAATTGAAGCAAATTCTAGAGAGAACTACCATTCTTTATCTATGGCTAATGGCATGATTGGAATCGTACCTTCAGACCAACCACTAAAAATTAATGAAGTTATTCTAAATGGTGTTTGGGATATCTATGGACGTGGTGGAGTTTCTAATATTGTACAAGGAATCAACTTTGCCAATATGGATATTGGAGTAGAAGGAAAGGGACAAACACAATGGGTTTCTTCTGATAAAGAAATTACTAGTTGGAAACAAATGCTAAACATGAAAGAGGCAACGTTTACAACGTCATTTAATTTTGCTAAATCTATAGAAGTAGAACAAGAAATTATAGCATTAAGACACCTTGCTTATACAGGATTAGTGCGTATAAAAGTAAAAGCATTAAAAAACACATCCTTAATTTTTAGAAATGACTTAATTGTTCCTGAAATTAATAACCCAGGAAAACATAGATACAATCAAGTAGGTAAGGAGAGTGAAATTTCTTTATTATCTACATCTGCAACTTCTCCAACGGGTAAATATGAAATAGCTACGACAACGTCATTTGTATTTGGTGAAAATGAAAAATATCCAGAAATAAAAAATGAGGAAGTTAATGCTAGGCATAACCGTGCTTCTTTTAAGAAAGAGTTAAAAAAGGGAGAAATCTATGAGTTTATAGTAGTTGGCTCTATTTGTAATACGGCTTTATCTGTAGATGCAATAAATGAAGCAGAACGAAAAGCAATTTATGCTCACCTAGAAGGGTATGATAGACTTATCAAAAGGCATAAAGATGCTTGGGCTAAACTTTGGGAAGGAGATGTAATTATTGAAGGTGATCAAAAAGCTCAGTTAGATGTGAGACTTCAGTTATTTAACCTTTATTCTTCTGTAAGAAAAGGAACAAGATTAAGTCTATCACCAGTAGGTTTATCTGGTAACGGATATAATGGTCATGTATTTTGGGATACAGAATTATGGATGTTCCCTACTTTTTTAGTGTTTCAGCCTGAGTTAGCAAAAAATATACTTGATTATAGATTAGACCGTTTAGATCAAGCTAAAAAGAATGCCTTAGCAAATGGATATGAGGGGGCAATGTTTCCTTGGGAATCTGCATTAACAGGTGAAGAAGATACACCAACATGGGCATTATCAGGTCCTTTCGAACAACATATTACATCTTGTATTGGTCTTGCTTTTTGGAAGTACTATCAAGTTACTCAAGATAAAAAATGGTTAAAGGAATCGGGTTATGAGTTGCTTCAAAATGTTGCAGATTTTTGGGTAAGTAGAGTAGAGAAAGATGAAAATGGTGTTTGTCACATTAATAATGTAGTGTGTGCAGATGAGTATGCTGAAAATGTAAATGATAATGCGTTTACAAATGCTTCGGCTATTAAAGTATTAAAATCAGCAATTAAAGCAGCTGAAATTGTTGGAGAAATACCTAATCCAAAATGGGATGAGGTAGCCAACAATATTCCAGTACTAGTGGAAGATGGAATAACAATGGAATACGATGGTTATGATGGAAGAGTGATAAAACAAGCAGATGTAAATTTGCTATCCTTTCCATTGGAGTACTATACAGATAAAGATCAGATGAAAAGAAACCTTGAGTATTATGAACCTAAGATAGATTACCATGCTCCGGCAATGTCGCATTCTATTTTATCAGTAGTAGCCTCAAGAATTGGAGAAACAGAAAGAGCTTATGAGCTTTTTCAGCAAGGATATGTAAATAATCAGAAACCACCTTTTAATGTTTTTACAGAACAACCAGATAACAATTTAGCATTCTTCGTGACTGGAGCAGGAGGGATGATGCAAGCTGTTATGTTTGGATTTGGAGGTCTAGAAATAACAGACACAGGGATTACACAACTAAAATCAAC
- a CDS encoding competence/damage-inducible protein A codes for MKKHTYVEIVTIGDEILYGQITDTNSQWIGQELNKLGFKVIRKTSIGDTKEEILTILDEAQKRADIILITGGLGPTKDDITKKTIAEYFNVGMTFRQEVFDNIAELFKTRNRALTDLNRQQAEVPENGEVIMNPVGTAPGMWFEQGNKTFVSMPGVPYEMKRLMSDSILGKLQSKYDTPFIVHKMLRTMGIPESLLADQIEEWEDALPEFIGLAYLPRFGQVRLRLTAVGDNKEVLDNAIEAQVEKLRPLLGDNLFAEDDVEIEQMIMNKMIEKGVTLATAESCTGGAIAKRITTLSGCSAFYKGGIVSYSNEVKMTQLDVQGETLLEHGAVSEETALQMANNVREKYKTDYGIATTGIAGPGGGTKDKPVGTVWVALSTAEKTEAKLLQLTKTREVNIYATGNTILKWLYDEI; via the coding sequence ATGAAAAAGCATACTTACGTAGAAATAGTAACCATAGGAGATGAGATTCTCTATGGACAGATTACAGACACAAATTCTCAATGGATAGGACAAGAATTAAATAAGCTGGGTTTTAAGGTAATTCGTAAAACATCTATAGGAGATACAAAAGAAGAAATCTTAACAATTTTAGATGAAGCACAGAAACGTGCTGATATAATATTGATTACTGGAGGTTTAGGACCAACTAAAGATGATATCACAAAAAAAACAATAGCGGAATACTTTAATGTAGGGATGACATTTAGACAAGAAGTTTTTGATAATATTGCAGAGTTATTTAAAACAAGGAATAGGGCATTAACAGATTTAAATAGGCAACAAGCTGAAGTGCCAGAAAATGGAGAAGTTATAATGAATCCGGTAGGTACAGCGCCGGGAATGTGGTTTGAGCAGGGAAATAAAACTTTTGTTTCTATGCCAGGTGTACCATATGAAATGAAAAGATTAATGTCTGATTCAATTTTAGGGAAACTACAATCAAAATATGATACACCTTTTATAGTTCATAAAATGCTGAGGACAATGGGTATTCCTGAATCTTTATTGGCAGACCAAATTGAAGAGTGGGAAGATGCATTACCTGAGTTTATTGGTTTAGCTTATCTTCCAAGGTTTGGGCAGGTTAGATTAAGATTAACAGCAGTTGGAGACAACAAAGAAGTTTTAGATAATGCTATTGAAGCTCAAGTTGAAAAATTACGTCCTTTATTAGGAGATAATTTATTTGCTGAAGACGATGTGGAAATCGAGCAAATGATTATGAATAAAATGATTGAAAAAGGGGTAACTCTAGCAACTGCAGAATCTTGTACTGGGGGTGCAATTGCAAAAAGAATTACTACCCTTTCTGGATGTTCTGCCTTTTATAAAGGTGGTATAGTTTCTTATAGCAATGAAGTGAAAATGACACAGCTTGATGTACAAGGAGAAACTTTATTAGAACATGGTGCTGTTAGCGAAGAAACAGCTTTACAAATGGCCAACAATGTAAGAGAAAAATATAAGACAGATTATGGAATTGCGACCACAGGTATTGCAGGACCAGGAGGAGGGACAAAAGATAAGCCAGTTGGTACTGTTTGGGTAGCATTATCTACTGCAGAAAAGACAGAAGCAAAATTATTGCAATTAACAAAAACGAGAGAGGTAAATATTTATGCAACAGGAAATACAATATTGAAGTGGCTTTATGATGAAATTTAA
- a CDS encoding rhomboid family intramembrane serine protease — protein MRIQYNAPVTLTYTFISAAFIILKEFLFIDLTSIFSVGGYGSMAITNPITYIRLFTHVIGHGSWEHFMGNFTYILLLGPILEEKYGSKQLLNMILVTAFITGIINAIFLSSGLLGASGVVFMFILLSSIVNVQKGGIPLTFVLIVILFLGQELLSAFDQDNISQLAHVIGGICGAIFGFSIDKHNSKKIGS, from the coding sequence ATGCGCATACAATACAATGCTCCTGTTACACTGACATACACTTTTATCAGTGCTGCATTTATTATACTAAAAGAATTTCTTTTTATAGACTTAACTTCCATTTTTTCTGTTGGAGGGTATGGCTCTATGGCTATTACAAATCCAATAACATATATACGTCTTTTTACCCACGTAATTGGACATGGTAGCTGGGAACACTTTATGGGAAACTTTACCTATATACTTTTACTAGGACCTATATTAGAAGAGAAGTACGGCAGTAAACAATTATTGAACATGATTCTTGTAACTGCATTTATTACAGGTATTATTAATGCAATATTCCTATCGAGTGGACTTCTTGGAGCTAGTGGCGTTGTATTTATGTTTATACTTCTTAGCTCAATTGTAAATGTACAGAAAGGAGGAATACCCCTTACTTTTGTATTAATTGTTATACTATTTTTAGGACAGGAATTACTTTCTGCCTTTGATCAAGATAACATTTCACAATTAGCTCATGTAATTGGTGGTATTTGTGGGGCAATTTTTGGTTTTAGTATCGATAAACATAATTCTAAGAAAATTGGAAGCTAG
- a CDS encoding RagB/SusD family nutrient uptake outer membrane protein: MKIYKFKKLLTVLAATAMLSSCSSEFLEVEPYGKSEASTYYQTEEQLQLGLVAAYDMLSSDQMNGWNSPFVIKNLPSDGLNCGGSSAGDQPQLQEIDDFRWHAENLAVRSVYQTNYFGVYRTNQIITNVINAESDLMKRMVGEAKFLRAFYYFELVTVFGDVPLWLTPPTGLTEGMPRSPKADVYAQIEKDLTEAISVLPNKSTFEGTSDAFRANKQAAQGLLGKVRVYKGDYTNAIAQLESVIQTEGSEVGLEPSFSTLSLQSTEFGKESLFEASFISNGDNWGNTTWNRDAHDNRHVQLSGPRSLDVLEDVVPEEDAKLIAGWGFLPPTQSLFDAFEPTDGRRNATVLDADGLKKLYGQKFNDGWDTEGLVRAKYTTFESETTGEGGATPELNYTVNWRLLRYSDVLLLAAEAYYREGREGDARNMLNKLRQRAGGLADYDATVSGSALFDAIVNERRIELAYEGSRYWDLVRWGLAEKELGDLGFVSGKHELFPIPLDEINGNPGITEADQNPGY, translated from the coding sequence ATGAAAATATATAAATTTAAGAAACTATTGACTGTGCTAGCAGCAACAGCAATGCTTTCATCTTGTTCATCTGAGTTCTTAGAAGTAGAGCCTTACGGTAAATCAGAAGCTTCTACATATTATCAAACTGAAGAACAACTTCAATTAGGTCTAGTAGCTGCATATGATATGTTATCTTCAGATCAAATGAATGGATGGAATAGTCCATTTGTAATCAAAAATTTACCATCTGATGGATTAAATTGTGGTGGTTCATCTGCAGGTGATCAACCTCAATTACAAGAAATTGATGATTTTAGATGGCATGCCGAAAATTTAGCAGTAAGATCAGTTTATCAAACAAACTATTTTGGTGTTTATAGAACAAATCAAATTATTACTAATGTAATAAATGCAGAGAGTGATTTGATGAAAAGAATGGTAGGTGAAGCTAAGTTTTTAAGAGCTTTTTACTATTTCGAATTGGTGACGGTATTTGGTGATGTTCCTTTATGGCTTACTCCTCCGACAGGTTTGACTGAAGGTATGCCAAGAAGTCCTAAAGCAGATGTTTACGCACAAATTGAAAAAGATCTTACTGAAGCAATTAGTGTATTACCAAATAAATCTACTTTTGAGGGCACGTCAGATGCCTTTAGAGCAAATAAACAAGCTGCTCAAGGTTTATTAGGAAAAGTTAGAGTGTATAAAGGAGATTATACTAATGCAATTGCTCAATTAGAGAGTGTAATTCAAACAGAAGGTTCAGAAGTAGGTTTAGAGCCTAGCTTTTCAACTTTGTCTCTTCAAAGTACTGAGTTTGGTAAAGAATCTTTATTTGAAGCATCATTTATCTCTAATGGAGACAACTGGGGTAATACAACTTGGAATAGAGATGCTCATGATAACAGACATGTTCAATTATCAGGTCCTAGATCTTTAGATGTACTTGAAGATGTTGTTCCTGAAGAAGATGCTAAACTTATAGCTGGATGGGGATTTTTACCTCCAACACAATCGTTATTTGATGCATTTGAGCCAACTGATGGTCGTAGAAATGCAACAGTATTAGATGCTGACGGTTTAAAGAAACTTTATGGCCAGAAGTTTAACGACGGATGGGATACAGAGGGTTTAGTAAGAGCAAAGTACACTACTTTTGAATCTGAAACTACAGGTGAAGGTGGAGCAACTCCAGAATTAAACTACACAGTAAACTGGAGATTATTACGTTATTCAGATGTTCTTTTACTAGCAGCTGAAGCATATTACAGAGAAGGTAGAGAAGGAGATGCAAGAAATATGCTTAACAAATTAAGACAAAGAGCAGGTGGTTTAGCGGATTATGATGCTACAGTATCTGGCAGTGCTTTATTTGATGCAATTGTTAATGAAAGACGTATTGAACTTGCTTATGAAGGTTCACGTTATTGGGATTTAGTTAGATGGGGTCTAGCTGAAAAAGAACTAGGTGATTTAGGATTTGTTTCTGGAAAACATGAATTATTCCCTATTCCTTTAGACGAGATAAATGGTAATCCAGGAATTACTGAAGCAGATCAGAACCCTGGATACTAA
- a CDS encoding anhydro-N-acetylmuramic acid kinase: protein MSRPNKFRLIGIMSGTSLDGIDLCYAEFWKDSNRQWKYYMPYTESVDYTDEWRSKLDQAENLSALEYIQLDRALGKKLGQHAKSFIDKHNLKVDYVCSHGHTIFHQTEIGITSQIGGGAEIAAESKHNVINDFRIADVALGGQGAPLVPIGDRLLFHDYHYRLNLGGIANISYDVNSETIAFDVAPANMPLNYYMRTLGKEFDEDGKLSSTGKVNQEVYNKLNDLPFYETFQTKSLGKEWVFEHYMPLLNQIEKIEDRLATSIEHTAYQTARIIENATEKSKFHFGKSRLLITGGGAFNSFLVDRIKAHCTSTEVVIPSEKIINYKEALLFAFLGCLRLKKENNSLKSVTGASIDNCGGVIHHIFTKSPEIINSTEDIADEIPSFNKIIGCGG from the coding sequence ATGAGTAGACCAAATAAATTTCGATTAATAGGTATAATGTCTGGTACTAGCCTAGATGGCATAGACTTATGTTATGCTGAATTTTGGAAAGACAGTAATAGACAATGGAAGTACTACATGCCCTATACTGAAAGTGTTGATTACACTGATGAATGGCGTAGTAAACTCGACCAAGCTGAAAATCTTTCTGCACTCGAATATATACAATTAGATCGTGCATTAGGTAAGAAACTAGGGCAACATGCAAAAAGTTTTATAGATAAACATAATCTTAAAGTTGATTACGTTTGTAGCCATGGGCATACAATCTTTCATCAAACAGAAATAGGTATTACTTCTCAGATTGGTGGAGGAGCAGAAATTGCTGCAGAAAGTAAGCATAATGTAATTAATGATTTTAGAATTGCTGATGTTGCTTTAGGTGGTCAAGGTGCTCCATTGGTTCCTATTGGTGATAGGCTATTATTTCATGATTATCATTATCGTCTAAATTTAGGTGGTATTGCTAATATTTCTTATGATGTAAATAGCGAAACTATTGCTTTTGATGTGGCTCCGGCAAATATGCCTCTCAATTATTATATGCGTACTTTGGGCAAAGAGTTTGATGAAGACGGTAAATTAAGTAGTACAGGTAAAGTGAATCAGGAAGTATATAATAAATTAAATGATTTACCTTTTTACGAAACGTTCCAAACAAAATCTTTGGGAAAAGAATGGGTTTTTGAACATTATATGCCTCTCTTAAATCAAATTGAAAAAATTGAAGATAGATTAGCTACGAGCATTGAACATACTGCTTATCAAACTGCAAGAATAATAGAAAATGCTACTGAGAAGTCTAAATTCCATTTTGGAAAATCTCGCTTGCTTATAACTGGTGGTGGTGCTTTTAATAGTTTCTTAGTGGATAGAATAAAAGCACATTGTACCTCTACAGAAGTTGTAATACCGTCTGAAAAAATCATAAATTATAAAGAAGCATTGTTATTTGCTTTTTTAGGTTGCCTGCGTCTTAAAAAAGAGAACAATAGTTTAAAAAGTGTTACTGGAGCTTCTATTGATAATTGTGGAGGAGTAATTCATCATATCTTTACAAAATCTCCTGAAATAATAAATTCTACAGAAGATATAGCAGACGAAATACCCTCATTCAATAAAATAATTGGTTGTGGAGGGTAA
- a CDS encoding SusC/RagA family TonB-linked outer membrane protein has protein sequence MLKLLNFKSILGIFLFAFMSLTSTQLLAQDKVLTGTILGEDSSPLPGVNVQIKGTTTGTVTNFDGKFSLNVKESAQTLVFSFIGYLDKEMVIGTRTTFDVSLEVDAEQLEEVVVVGYGVQKKSLVTGAIASVDADDIVSSAISAEQALQGKAAGVTVTPQSGSPGNGIKIRIRGAGSNGNSDPLYIVDGMKTGNISFLSPTDIASMEVLKDAASSAIYGSEGANGVVIITTKGGKKGAKSSIDYSFQYGIQTLGNTPQMMNAKEYAQFMQEAHQDELGKIDGFYVPDPSKQGEGTNFLDAAAQEAPMMSHNLSFSGGSDKGSYLLSAGYTSQDGVIGGDKASYERINGRLNLTRDIKDWIDVSANIAITNSKRATITEDDAYNGLVNAALLMDPTAKARYAPNALTPYMQEKLNEGKLLTRDQDGNYYGVTNNDFLKGEIYNPLTKLENARGVYTENKILTTGMVNLKPVKGLKISSRIGFDIAQGSYNSWNPSFWANSQKHENAPTVTANEQSWSTWMWENFATYNTTIGKSTITGLIGVSAQENNYRNLDTKSGNMVVENDQFRYPNYVTSRDNDRVGGGNEMKTLASYFARVSYDYDNRYIIEATFRRDGSSLFGSENKWGTFPSVSVGWNVSNESFWNISAIDYLKVRGSWGQNGSLSNLRPDQYRSLIRTTGISYPGSDNILMTGAEPEVLANPNLKWETSEQTNIGIDLRALDSKIYFTADYYKKLTKDLLTTASPALSQGNYAPYTNAGTVSNEGLELILGYRNSENEFTYDVSFNGSFNKNEVVSVPAELTRINGASLPVAGTLTYFEEGFPVWYYRGFQNEGIFRDEAHIAQWVEENNITDPTYTDPNNENKVKPGDPIVKDINGDGEINDQDVTNIGSPHPTFIYGANISVAYKGFDLNIFLQGATGHQNYIAFMRADNKAVNRLSSITEDRWRNNGDNASYPRADYLDSRYFKSDLLVQDASYLKIRQIQLGYTLPSKIASKALLSRARVYVSLNDFFTFTNYDGVDPEIGSKENNAQGVDFGTYPVSRKLLFGLAVTF, from the coding sequence ATGCTCAAGCTACTAAACTTTAAAAGTATTTTAGGGATATTCCTATTTGCTTTTATGTCGCTAACTAGTACACAATTATTAGCACAAGATAAGGTTCTGACTGGAACAATCTTAGGAGAGGATTCATCTCCCCTTCCTGGTGTAAACGTACAAATCAAAGGAACAACAACAGGTACAGTAACTAATTTTGATGGTAAATTCTCTTTAAATGTTAAAGAATCTGCTCAAACATTAGTGTTTAGCTTTATTGGTTATCTAGATAAAGAAATGGTAATCGGTACTCGAACAACTTTTGATGTATCTTTAGAAGTTGATGCTGAACAACTAGAAGAAGTAGTTGTAGTTGGTTATGGTGTTCAAAAGAAATCATTGGTAACTGGTGCAATTGCTAGTGTAGATGCTGATGACATTGTAAGTTCAGCCATTTCTGCAGAACAAGCATTACAAGGTAAAGCAGCTGGTGTTACAGTAACACCTCAATCAGGTTCTCCAGGTAATGGAATTAAAATTCGTATTCGTGGTGCAGGGTCTAACGGAAATAGTGATCCTTTATATATTGTTGACGGTATGAAAACTGGAAACATTAGCTTCTTATCTCCAACAGATATTGCATCTATGGAAGTACTTAAAGATGCAGCATCTTCTGCAATTTATGGTTCTGAAGGAGCAAATGGTGTTGTAATCATTACTACTAAAGGCGGTAAAAAAGGTGCTAAATCTAGCATTGACTACTCTTTCCAATATGGTATCCAAACATTGGGTAACACTCCTCAAATGATGAATGCTAAAGAATATGCACAATTCATGCAAGAAGCTCATCAAGATGAGTTAGGTAAAATTGACGGTTTTTATGTGCCAGACCCAAGTAAACAAGGAGAAGGAACAAACTTCTTAGATGCTGCAGCTCAAGAAGCACCAATGATGAGTCATAATTTATCATTCTCAGGTGGATCAGACAAAGGATCTTATTTATTAAGTGCAGGTTATACTTCTCAAGATGGTGTAATCGGTGGTGATAAAGCAAGCTATGAAAGAATCAATGGTCGCTTGAACTTAACAAGAGATATTAAAGATTGGATAGATGTATCTGCAAACATTGCAATTACAAATTCTAAAAGAGCTACAATTACTGAAGATGATGCTTATAATGGTCTTGTAAATGCAGCTTTATTAATGGATCCAACAGCAAAAGCTAGATATGCTCCAAATGCACTTACTCCTTACATGCAAGAAAAATTAAATGAAGGAAAGCTTTTAACTCGTGATCAAGATGGTAATTACTATGGGGTTACTAATAATGATTTCTTAAAAGGAGAGATATATAATCCTTTAACAAAATTAGAAAATGCAAGAGGTGTTTATACAGAAAATAAGATTTTAACTACTGGTATGGTTAATCTTAAGCCTGTAAAAGGACTTAAAATTAGTTCTAGAATTGGTTTTGATATTGCACAAGGAAGTTATAATAGCTGGAACCCAAGTTTCTGGGCTAACTCTCAAAAGCATGAAAATGCTCCAACAGTAACTGCGAATGAGCAATCATGGAGTACTTGGATGTGGGAGAACTTTGCTACTTATAATACTACTATTGGGAAAAGTACAATTACAGGTTTAATAGGTGTATCTGCTCAAGAAAACAATTATAGAAATTTAGATACTAAATCAGGAAATATGGTTGTTGAAAACGACCAATTTAGATACCCTAACTATGTAACGTCTAGAGATAATGACCGTGTTGGTGGAGGAAACGAAATGAAGACATTAGCTTCATATTTTGCTCGTGTATCTTATGACTATGATAATAGATATATTATTGAAGCAACTTTCCGTAGAGATGGTTCATCTTTATTTGGATCAGAGAACAAGTGGGGTACATTCCCATCAGTTTCTGTTGGTTGGAATGTTTCTAACGAAAGCTTCTGGAATATCAGTGCAATTGATTACTTAAAAGTAAGAGGTAGCTGGGGACAAAATGGTAGTTTATCAAACTTAAGACCAGATCAATACAGGTCTTTAATTAGAACTACTGGTATTTCTTACCCTGGTTCTGACAATATCCTTATGACTGGTGCTGAACCGGAAGTATTAGCTAACCCAAATTTAAAGTGGGAAACTTCTGAACAAACAAACATTGGTATCGACTTAAGAGCTTTGGATAGTAAAATTTACTTTACAGCTGATTACTATAAAAAATTAACGAAAGATCTTTTAACAACAGCTTCTCCTGCACTTTCTCAAGGTAACTATGCACCTTATACTAATGCAGGTACAGTATCTAACGAAGGTCTTGAATTAATTTTAGGATATAGAAATAGTGAAAACGAATTTACTTATGATGTGAGCTTTAATGGTTCATTTAATAAGAATGAAGTAGTATCAGTACCAGCAGAACTTACAAGAATTAATGGTGCTTCTTTACCTGTAGCAGGTACTTTAACTTATTTTGAAGAAGGTTTTCCAGTTTGGTATTATAGAGGATTCCAAAACGAAGGTATTTTCAGAGATGAAGCTCATATAGCTCAATGGGTAGAAGAAAATAACATTACTGACCCTACTTATACAGATCCAAACAATGAGAATAAAGTAAAACCAGGTGATCCAATCGTAAAAGATATTAACGGAGATGGTGAAATTAATGATCAAGATGTAACAAATATTGGATCTCCACACCCAACATTTATTTATGGAGCAAATATCTCAGTAGCATATAAAGGTTTTGACTTAAACATTTTCTTACAAGGTGCTACAGGTCATCAAAACTACATTGCTTTCATGAGAGCTGATAACAAAGCTGTAAATAGATTATCAAGCATTACTGAAGATCGTTGGAGAAATAACGGTGATAACGCTTCTTATCCAAGAGCTGATTATTTAGATTCTAGATATTTTAAAAGTGATTTATTAGTACAAGATGCTAGCTACTTGAAAATTAGACAAATTCAATTAGGATATACTCTTCCAAGTAAAATTGCATCTAAAGCATTATTAAGCAGAGCAAGAGTTTATGTGTCACTAAATGATTTCTTTACTTTTACAAACTATGATGGTGTTGATCCTGAGATTGGTAGTAAAGAAAATAATGCTCAAGGAGTTGATTTTGGAACATATCCTGTTTCTAGAAAACTGTTATTTGGTCTTGCAGTAACTTTCTAA